The following proteins are co-located in the Thermodesulfovibrionales bacterium genome:
- a CDS encoding ATP synthase F0 subunit B: MLELNAWFFVLLVNFLALLYILNIILFKPLLTLFQKRDDSTRGALAAAKELSARKEEGLSQMNRELQAARTKSKELFEKIRNAALDRQKEVLDAANLQASDLIEKARQELKAEAEKARERLRGDVEKFSDEIVRKLVGA; this comes from the coding sequence ATGCTCGAACTGAATGCCTGGTTTTTTGTCCTGCTCGTGAATTTTCTTGCGCTGTTGTATATTCTCAATATCATACTCTTTAAGCCTCTTCTCACGCTCTTCCAAAAAAGAGATGATTCCACCCGCGGCGCCCTTGCCGCAGCAAAGGAATTGAGCGCCAGAAAGGAAGAAGGCCTGTCACAGATGAACCGGGAACTTCAGGCAGCGAGAACGAAATCAAAGGAGCTCTTTGAGAAGATAAGAAACGCGGCGTTGGACAGGCAGAAGGAGGTCCTCGATGCAGCCAACCTCCAGGCATCCGATCTTATCGAAAAGGCGAGGCAGGAGTTGAAGGCCGAGGCTGAAAAGGCAAGGGAGCGTCTGCGCGGCGATGTCGAGAAATTTTCGGATGAGATCGTGAGAAAGCTGGTGGGGGCATGA
- the bioF gene encoding 8-amino-7-oxononanoate synthase produces MFSERLKELEMQRLRRSVKDRSDVQSSHICLDGRECINFGSNDYLGLSGNEDLCRAAEDAMKEFGFGSGASRLLAGGTVVHGRLEEEIARYKGSEAALLFNSGYSANTGTIPSISEAGDVIFSDELNHASIIDGCRLSKAATVIYRHRDIDDLDELMEREMLRNGKGKAGRFIVITDTVFSMDGDIAPLDRISEVCRRYNAVLYLDDAHGTGVLGSGKGALSHFGIAPEPWMIQMGTFSKALGSYGAFVAGTEDVIRWITNRARSFMFSTALPACIAAASLKALEILKGRPYLRERLLSNRDRLLKGLREAGYVTGSETPIIPLRLGEIDRTIAASEYLFSEGIYVPAIRPPTVRKPRLRITVTASHTDEDIDRLLEALGEAGKM; encoded by the coding sequence ATGTTTTCCGAAAGGCTCAAGGAACTCGAGATGCAGAGACTCCGCAGGTCCGTGAAGGACAGATCGGACGTTCAGAGTTCGCACATATGCCTTGACGGAAGGGAATGCATCAACTTTGGCTCCAACGACTATCTCGGTCTTTCAGGCAATGAGGATCTCTGCCGCGCTGCTGAGGATGCCATGAAGGAATTTGGCTTCGGCAGCGGAGCTTCACGGCTTCTTGCCGGCGGGACCGTCGTTCATGGAAGACTGGAAGAAGAGATCGCCCGTTACAAGGGTTCTGAAGCCGCCCTCCTATTCAATTCCGGCTACAGCGCAAACACCGGCACGATCCCTTCCATCTCCGAAGCGGGTGACGTCATATTCAGCGATGAACTGAACCACGCGAGCATCATTGACGGGTGCCGGTTAAGCAAGGCGGCCACGGTAATTTATCGGCACCGTGATATTGATGATCTCGATGAACTCATGGAGAGGGAAATGCTGAGGAACGGGAAGGGAAAGGCAGGCAGGTTCATCGTAATAACCGACACGGTCTTCAGCATGGATGGTGACATTGCGCCTCTTGATCGGATATCCGAAGTCTGCAGGAGGTACAACGCTGTCCTCTATCTTGACGACGCTCATGGAACGGGCGTACTCGGCAGCGGGAAAGGCGCTCTGTCCCATTTCGGTATCGCTCCTGAGCCCTGGATGATTCAGATGGGAACCTTTTCTAAGGCGCTGGGATCATACGGGGCCTTTGTTGCCGGAACGGAAGACGTGATCCGATGGATAACAAACCGTGCCCGGAGCTTCATGTTTTCGACTGCTCTGCCGGCATGCATTGCCGCAGCATCCCTGAAGGCATTGGAGATTCTGAAAGGCCGTCCCTATTTACGAGAAAGGCTCCTGAGCAACCGTGACAGGCTCTTAAAAGGCCTTAGGGAAGCAGGGTATGTTACCGGGAGTGAGACTCCGATCATCCCCCTGAGACTTGGGGAGATCGACAGGACGATAGCTGCGTCAGAGTATCTCTTCTCCGAGGGAATATATGTTCCCGCTATACGGCCGCCCACGGTGAGGAAGCCGAGACTGAGGATAACGGTCACCGCCTCTCATACCGATGAGGACATCGATCGTCTGCTGGAGGCATTGGGGGAAGCAGGAAAGATGTAG
- a CDS encoding LptF/LptG family permease: MKIIHRTVLKELALSFLLSLISLNFFLLMEKVLRLSRLLSGVGASISDMLMIIAYIQPQLTTLTIPMSLLLSALLVYGRLNADSELTAMRAAGMSFRGISAPLFVLGTVCFFLSLLVSFSLSPFSALRLRDSLSKIIMERAPMAIEAGVFNTAFKDLVVLVREKPTPDRLRGIFIYDSRNRTEPKALTAREGRIYADSGNNLSLYLKDGYIHIGKAEGAIEIFFDGYNISLNLSTEGPLRKNSEMTPFELLREARGKDGRDRISLLLEFHRRLSLPFLCLLLIFLGPPLALIAGKSGRLGGLTIGLAVFTVFYVILVYGENLVRSGTVPHYTGAWMPVVLLAIASVWSFGRAASR; the protein is encoded by the coding sequence ATGAAAATTATTCATAGGACAGTGCTCAAGGAATTGGCGCTCTCCTTTTTACTAAGCCTTATATCCCTGAATTTCTTTCTTCTCATGGAAAAAGTCCTGAGGTTAAGCAGACTCCTTTCCGGCGTCGGCGCCTCCATCTCGGATATGCTGATGATTATTGCCTATATCCAGCCGCAACTGACGACCCTCACCATCCCTATGTCATTACTGCTGTCGGCACTCCTGGTATATGGAAGGCTGAATGCCGACAGCGAACTCACCGCCATGAGGGCAGCGGGCATGTCTTTCAGAGGTATATCTGCTCCCCTCTTTGTCCTCGGCACGGTCTGTTTCTTTCTCAGCCTCCTCGTAAGCTTTTCTTTGAGCCCCTTTTCAGCGCTCCGTCTCAGGGACTCGCTATCGAAGATTATCATGGAGCGCGCTCCTATGGCGATCGAGGCCGGCGTCTTCAACACTGCCTTCAAGGACCTCGTTGTTCTCGTCAGAGAAAAACCCACACCTGACAGACTGCGAGGCATCTTTATTTACGACAGCAGGAACCGGACAGAGCCGAAGGCCCTGACAGCCAGGGAGGGTCGGATATATGCCGACAGCGGCAACAACCTCTCCCTTTATCTCAAGGACGGCTACATCCATATCGGTAAGGCGGAAGGCGCGATAGAGATCTTTTTCGACGGATATAACATCTCGCTGAATCTGTCAACAGAGGGCCCCTTACGAAAGAACAGCGAGATGACCCCCTTCGAACTCCTCAGGGAAGCGAGGGGAAAGGATGGCCGCGACCGCATATCCCTTCTCCTCGAATTTCACCGACGGCTGTCCCTTCCGTTTCTCTGCCTGCTCCTCATATTTCTCGGCCCGCCCCTCGCCTTGATAGCAGGGAAATCAGGCAGGCTTGGGGGGCTGACGATCGGACTTGCCGTCTTCACGGTCTTCTATGTCATCCTCGTGTATGGTGAAAATTTGGTTCGATCGGGGACAGTGCCCCACTATACCGGCGCATGGATGCCTGTTGTCTTACTCGCCATAGCGTCCGTCTGGTCTTTCGGAAGGGCGGCGTCACGATGA